In Aphelocoma coerulescens isolate FSJ_1873_10779 chromosome 3, UR_Acoe_1.0, whole genome shotgun sequence, a single window of DNA contains:
- the LOC138107073 gene encoding taste receptor type 2 member 9-like, whose protein sequence is MEACRSPQQSNVTSYGATTVAIISLEAFAGMWINAFLVCVLCIAWVKKKTLNSNEKILLLLGCCKFWYLCFSWAYCSLSIIYPNYLYVHPTFQLTVFFQSFFNCSSLWVSACLCVFYCIKIANFRNRFFIYLKVKIDRTVPWLLLGSGLLSVAIGITSYDIADIKLSNNHNYNRQGYVLKLTNKTDEHFFHVYFIYGFGFVTSFTAVIFSALLLLFSLWRHKCKMQTNSINSLSMDVHIKAMKSILSFLVMYTINFGFLILLLISSTKEEKHVVFLSLLFLYAFPSLHSLTLILSNPKLEKTLIRILSYVRCKFCMKHELQ, encoded by the coding sequence ATGGAAGCTTGTCGCTCTCCACAGCAATCCAATGTCACTTCATACGGGGCCACAACCGTGGCCATCATCAGCCTGGAGGCCTTTGCTGGCATGTGGATAAACGCTTTCCTTGTTTGTGTGCTTTGCATTGCCTGGGTCAAAAAGAAAACCCTGAACTCTAATGAGAAGATCTTGCTGCTTCTGGGATGCTGCAAGTTTTGGTATTTGTGTTTCTCATGGGCATATTGCTCTCTTTCAATAATTTATCCCAATTACCTTTATGTTCACCCCACATTTCAACTAACTGTattttttcaaagcttttttaATTGTTCCAGTTTGTGGGTTTCTGCCTGTCTTTGTGTTTTTTACTGCATAAAAATTGCCAATTTCAGGAACAGGTTCTTCATCTACCTGAAAGTAAAAATTGACAGGACTGTGCCATGGCTCTTGTTGGGGTCAGGGCTTTTATCAGTGGCTATTGGCATCACCAGCTATGACATTGCTGATATAAAGCTCAGTAACAACCACAATTACAACAGACAAGGATATGTTTTGAAACTGACTAACAAAACTGATGAGCATTTTTTCCATGTGTACTTTATCTATGGCTTTGGATTTGTCACTTCTTTCACAGCAGTCATCTTTTCTGCCCTTctacttctcttttctctctggagACACAAATGCAAGATGCAGACAAACTCCATTAACAGCCTCAGCATGGATGTCCACATCAAAGCCATGAAATCTATTCTCTCCTTCTTAGTAATGTACACCATTAACTTTGGATTTTTGATCTTGTTACTGATTTCTTcaacaaaggaagaaaagcatgTGGTTTTTCTTAGTTTACTATTTCTGTATGCTTTTCCAAGTTTACATTCCCTTACTCTGATTCTTAGCAATCCCAAGCTGGAAAAGACACTGATAAGGATTCTATCCTATGTCAGGTGCAAGTTTTGTATGAAGCATGAACTGCAATAA
- the LOC138107430 gene encoding taste receptor type 2 member 9-like, whose protein sequence is MEACHSPQQSNVTPYEATTLAIISPEAFAGMWINAFLVCVLCIAWVKKKTLNSNEKILLLLGCSRFWHLCTSWVYSFLSIIYPNYLYVQPTCKFLLSIQNFCYCSNLWFSACLFVFYCIKIANFRNRFFIYLKVKIDRIVPWLLLGSVLLSVAIASSLYNIIDKAQCNNHNSTGRGHSSKVCGKMDDVFFRIYFIYGFGFVTSFTAVIFSALLLLFSLWRHKCKMQTNSRNNLSMDAHIRAMKSILSFLVMYSINFVFLTLTVIPSTQEENSMVFLVYIFLYGFPGVHSLILIFSNPKLKKTLIRILSHVNCKVCMR, encoded by the coding sequence ATGGAAGCTTGTCACTCTCCACAGCAATCCAATGTCACTCCATACGAGGCCACAACTCTGGCCATCATCAGCCCGGAGGCCTTTGCTGGCATGTGGATAAACGCTTTCCTTGTTTGTGTGCTTTGCATTGCCTGGGTCAAAAAGAAAACCCTGAACTCTAATGAGAAGATCTTGCTGCTTCTGGGATGCTCCAGGTTTTGGCATTTGTGCACCTCATGGGTATATTCATTTCTTTCAATAATTTATCCCAATTACCTTTATGTTCAACCCACATGTAAATTTCTTTTATCTATTCAGAACTTTTGTTATTGTTCCAACTTGTGGTTTTCTGcctgtctttttgttttttattgcaTAAAGATTGCCAATTTCAGGAACAGGTTCTTCATCTACCTGAAAGTAAAAATTGACAGGATTGTGCCATGGCTCTTGTTGGGGTCAGTGCTTTTATCAGTGGCTATTGCCAGCTCTCTGTACAACATCATTGATAAAGCACAGTGTAACAACCACAATTCCACCGGGCGAGGACATTCTTCAAAAGTGTGTGGCAAAATGGATGATGTTTTTTTCCGTATTTATTTTATCTATGGCTTTGGATTTGTCACTTCTTTCACAGCAGTCATCTTTTCTGCCCTTctacttctcttttctctctggagACACAAATGCAAGATGCAGACAAACTCCAGGAACAACCTCAGCATGGATGCCCACATCAGAGCCATGAAATCTATTCTCTCCTTCTTAGTAATGTACAGCATTAACTTTGTATTTTTGACCTTGACTGTGATTCCTTCAACACAGGAGGAAAATTCCATGGTGTTTCTTGTTTACATATTTCTGTATGGTTTTCCAGGTGTTCATTCTCTTATTCTGATTTTCAGCAAtcctaaactgaaaaaaacactgATAAGGATTCTGTCCCATGTGAACTGCAAGGTTTGCATGAGGTAA
- the LOC138107431 gene encoding taste receptor type 2 member 9-like, with translation MEACRSPQQSNVTSYGATAVAIISLEAFAGMWINAFLVCVLCIAWVKKKTLNSNEKILLLLGCSRFCSLCISWTYSFLSIIYPNYLYVHTVLQLAVFFQSFFNHCNLWFSACLCVFYCIKIANFRNRFFIYLKVKIDRIVPWLFLGSGILALAIGILAYDIAAQPHCNNRNSTAQGNFWRTNIKMDKHFFPSFFLAGFGYAASFMAVISSAVFLLFSLWRHKRKMQTNSMKNLNVEAHIRAMKSILSFLVMYSINFVCLVLEMVYVTRSGSHMTFLIVVFQYTFLGVHSLILIFSNPKLEKTLLRILPLERSVKFKVCMS, from the coding sequence ATGGAAGCTTGTCGCTCTCCACAGCAATCCAATGTCACTTCATACGGGGCCACAGCTGTGGCCATCATCAGCCTGGAGGCCTTTGCTGGCATGTGGATAAACGCTTTCCTTGTTTGTGTGCTTTGCATTGCCTGGGTCAAAAAGAAAACCCTGAACTCTAATGAGAAGATCTTGCTGCTTCTGGGATGCTCCAGGTTTTGTTCTTTGTGCATCTCTTGGACATATTCATTTCTTTCAATAATTTATCCCAATTACCTTTATGTTCATACCGTACTTCAACTAGCTGTattttttcaaagcttttttaATCATTGCAACTTGTGGTTTTCTGCCTGTCTTTGTGTTTTTTATTGCATAAAGATTGCCAATTTCAGGAACAGGTTCTTCATCTACCTGAAAGTAAAAATTGACAGGATTGTGCCatggctgtttttggggtcagggattTTAGCTTTGGCTATTGGCATCCTTGCCTACGACATCGCTGCTCAACCTCACTGCAACAATCGCAATTCCACTGCACAAGGAAACTTTTGGAGaacaaatatcaaaatggataaacattttttcccttctttttttctcgCTGGCTTTGGATATGCTGCTTCATTTATGGCAGTCATCtcttctgctgttttccttctcttttctctctggagACACAAACGCAAGATGCAGACAAACTCCATGAAGAACCTCAACGTGGAAGCCCACATCAGAGCCATGAAATCTATTCTCTCCTTCTTAGTGATGTACAGCATCAATTTTGTATGTTTGGTCTTAGAAATGGTTTATGTCACAAGGTCTGGAAGTCATATGACATTTCTCATTGTAGTATTTCAGTACACTTTTCTGGGCGTTCACTCCCTTATTCTGATTTTCAGCAATCCCAAATTAGAAAAGACACTGCTAAGGATTCTTCCCTTAGAAAGAAGTGTGAAGTTCAAGGTTTGCATGAGTTAG